Proteins encoded by one window of Dehalococcoidia bacterium:
- the dtd gene encoding D-aminoacyl-tRNA deacylase, with protein sequence MKAVIQRVTRASVSVDGESLGQIGAGLVALVGVAQDDTPEDARRLAEKTAELRIFSDPEGRFNLSLLDTGGQALVVSQFTLLADSRKGRRPSFTRAAAPEIARPLVERYEAALRERGITVVSGRFAAHMMVELVNDGPVTIILDTADLERPRRG encoded by the coding sequence TTGAAGGCGGTCATCCAACGGGTAACCCGCGCTTCTGTTTCGGTCGACGGCGAGAGCCTCGGCCAGATCGGCGCCGGCCTGGTGGCGCTTGTCGGCGTCGCCCAAGACGACACCCCGGAAGACGCCCGCCGCCTGGCGGAGAAGACGGCCGAGCTTCGCATCTTCAGCGATCCCGAGGGCCGCTTCAACCTGTCGCTGCTCGATACAGGTGGGCAAGCGCTCGTCGTCAGCCAGTTCACCCTCCTCGCCGATTCCCGCAAAGGGCGGCGCCCCAGCTTCACGCGCGCCGCCGCGCCTGAGATCGCGCGGCCCCTCGTCGAGCGGTACGAGGCGGCGCTGCGCGAGAGGGGGATAACGGTTGTTAGTGGCCGCTTCGCCGCCCACATGATGGTCGAGCTGGTGAACGACGGCCCCGTCACGATCATCCTCGACACCGCCGATCTCGAGAGGCCGCGCCGC